Proteins encoded within one genomic window of Chitinophaga parva:
- a CDS encoding efflux RND transporter permease subunit yields the protein MKDLQKEFKPTSWAIDNRVSIYVATVLIALLGISSYLSLPKEQFPEVVFPQFYISTINFGTSPEDMETLVTKPIEKQLNGISGVKKIKSTSLQDYSAISIEFNAEEDIEAARNEVRQKVDDARKDLPQKLDQEPQIIKIDVSQMPIMNINLSGDFDLQSLKRYADEMQDRIEALNEITRVDIVGALDREIQVNVDKYKMDAAQISFDDITRAIQSENITISGGLVSMDGQKRTLSIKGEYKDPLKIRNIVIRGSAGSTVYLKDIADVVDGFKEQESYARLNGENVITLNVIKQSGKNLIDASDKIRAIKEDMEKTYFPKGLKVTITADQSKSTRSTLRDLINTIIIGFALVTIILMFFMGAVNAVFVALSVPISMFIAFLLMPVYGFTLNMMVLFSFLLALGIVVDDAIVVIENVHRIFYETKNLGIVKAAKMAAGEVFLPVLSGTLTVLAPFVPLLFWPGIIGKFMFYLPVTLITTLLASLFVAYIINPVFAVDFMDKHEGEAHPKAKWDRKFTILTIIFAVLALICYGTKNAGGGNFIIFLWCLIALERFWLGAIARRFQYGFWPKVQERYKSVLAWFLVGWRPVWILFATFGLLIFSVMLIGIRAPKVVFFPTSDPNFIYTYIELPMGTDQKYTDSITHVIEKRITSVVKPNNPIVESIISNVAVGAGDPSQMSQGTEPQKGKVTVAFVEFGERHGQSTKDYLDKIRAAVKGIPGANITVEQEQSGPPTGKAINIEISGDEFETLTTTSDKIKRYLDSLNIGGVEELKSDFESNKPEVVVEIDRERANREGISTATIGMALRGALFGTEASKYRDPEDDYPINVRFKEDQRNNVNTLMNTNIMFRDMNMGGAVRQVPLSAVATIRYANTYASIKRIDQKRVVTLASNVLSGYNANEVVGQIKAALDEFAKPAGVMVKMTGEQEDQEETMNFLLKAMVGAFGLILLIMVLQFNSIGRPLIIFSEILFSIIGVFLGFAITKMDISIVMTGVGIMALAGIVVRNGIVLVEFTDLLLMQGATVHEAVMEAGRTRMTPVILTAIAAILGLIPLAVGFNIDFASLFSSFEPHIFFGGDNVAFWGPLAWTMIFGLIFATFLTLILVPVMYSMNKRSIDVLDYMGWPRALKYVPFLVLIVKLFMPRAKVRELHDDNYLSPKPYKFFKGKDEPAHADDAHATNGVLVEQPQPLK from the coding sequence ATGAAAGATCTACAAAAAGAATTTAAGCCCACCAGTTGGGCCATTGATAACCGGGTGAGCATTTACGTGGCCACGGTGCTCATCGCACTGCTGGGCATTTCGTCCTACCTCTCGCTGCCCAAGGAGCAATTCCCGGAAGTGGTGTTCCCGCAGTTCTACATCAGCACCATCAACTTCGGTACATCACCGGAGGATATGGAAACGCTGGTGACCAAGCCCATTGAAAAGCAGCTGAACGGCATCTCCGGTGTGAAGAAGATCAAGAGCACTTCCCTCCAGGACTACTCCGCCATTTCTATAGAATTTAATGCGGAAGAGGATATTGAAGCGGCCCGCAATGAAGTGCGCCAGAAGGTGGATGATGCGCGCAAAGACCTGCCCCAGAAACTGGACCAGGAACCGCAGATCATCAAGATTGATGTGAGCCAGATGCCCATCATGAACATCAACCTTTCCGGTGATTTTGACCTGCAATCCCTCAAGCGCTATGCAGATGAAATGCAGGACCGCATTGAAGCCCTGAATGAGATCACCCGCGTGGACATTGTAGGGGCGCTGGACCGTGAGATCCAGGTGAACGTGGACAAATACAAAATGGATGCGGCCCAGATCTCTTTTGACGATATTACGCGCGCCATCCAATCGGAAAACATCACCATTTCCGGTGGCCTTGTTTCCATGGATGGACAAAAACGTACGCTGAGCATTAAAGGGGAATACAAAGACCCGCTGAAGATCCGCAACATCGTGATCCGTGGCAGCGCGGGCAGCACCGTGTACCTGAAAGACATTGCCGATGTGGTGGATGGCTTCAAAGAGCAGGAAAGCTACGCGCGCCTGAACGGGGAGAACGTAATTACCCTCAACGTTATCAAGCAAAGCGGTAAGAACCTGATCGATGCCAGTGATAAGATCCGCGCCATCAAGGAAGACATGGAGAAAACCTATTTCCCCAAAGGCCTGAAAGTGACCATCACCGCAGACCAGTCCAAGTCTACCCGCTCCACCCTGCGCGACCTGATCAACACCATCATCATTGGCTTTGCATTGGTGACCATCATCCTCATGTTCTTCATGGGAGCCGTGAATGCAGTGTTTGTGGCCTTGTCGGTACCCATCTCCATGTTCATCGCGTTCCTGCTGATGCCGGTGTATGGCTTTACGCTGAACATGATGGTATTGTTCTCCTTCCTGCTGGCACTCGGTATCGTGGTGGATGACGCCATCGTGGTGATCGAGAACGTGCACCGTATCTTCTACGAGACCAAGAACCTGGGCATTGTAAAAGCCGCAAAGATGGCCGCGGGAGAAGTATTCCTCCCGGTGCTATCGGGCACGCTTACGGTACTGGCGCCTTTTGTGCCACTGCTGTTCTGGCCCGGGATCATCGGTAAGTTCATGTTCTACCTGCCGGTAACACTGATCACCACCCTGCTGGCATCGCTGTTTGTGGCGTACATCATCAACCCGGTGTTTGCGGTGGACTTCATGGACAAGCATGAAGGGGAGGCGCACCCGAAAGCAAAGTGGGACCGCAAGTTTACCATTCTTACCATCATCTTTGCCGTACTGGCGCTGATCTGTTATGGCACTAAGAACGCGGGTGGTGGCAATTTCATCATCTTCCTGTGGTGCCTGATCGCGCTGGAACGTTTCTGGCTGGGCGCTATTGCACGGCGCTTCCAGTACGGCTTCTGGCCCAAGGTGCAGGAGCGCTACAAGTCCGTCCTGGCCTGGTTCCTGGTGGGCTGGCGCCCGGTATGGATCCTCTTTGCCACCTTTGGCCTGCTGATCTTCAGCGTGATGCTCATCGGCATCCGCGCACCCAAAGTGGTATTCTTCCCCACCTCCGATCCGAACTTCATTTATACCTACATAGAACTGCCCATGGGCACGGATCAGAAGTACACAGACTCTATTACCCATGTGATCGAAAAGCGCATTACATCCGTAGTGAAGCCCAATAACCCCATCGTGGAATCCATTATCTCCAACGTGGCGGTAGGCGCAGGCGATCCCTCACAGATGAGCCAGGGTACAGAGCCGCAGAAAGGCAAGGTGACCGTGGCTTTCGTGGAGTTCGGAGAAAGGCACGGGCAGTCCACCAAGGACTACCTGGACAAGATCCGTGCAGCCGTAAAAGGCATTCCCGGGGCCAACATTACCGTGGAGCAGGAACAAAGCGGTCCGCCCACGGGTAAGGCCATCAACATCGAGATCTCCGGTGATGAATTTGAAACACTGACCACCACTTCCGATAAGATCAAACGTTACCTGGACTCGCTCAACATTGGCGGGGTGGAAGAATTGAAAAGTGATTTTGAAAGCAACAAGCCGGAAGTTGTAGTAGAGATAGACCGGGAGCGTGCTAACCGGGAAGGCATCTCTACCGCCACCATCGGCATGGCCCTGCGCGGCGCCCTTTTTGGTACGGAAGCCTCCAAGTACCGCGACCCGGAAGATGACTACCCGATCAATGTGCGCTTTAAAGAAGACCAGCGTAACAACGTGAACACGCTGATGAACACCAACATCATGTTCCGTGATATGAACATGGGCGGTGCGGTGCGCCAGGTGCCCCTGAGCGCGGTGGCTACCATCCGCTATGCCAATACATATGCAAGCATTAAACGTATAGACCAGAAGCGCGTGGTGACCCTGGCATCCAACGTGCTCTCCGGCTACAATGCCAACGAGGTGGTGGGCCAGATCAAGGCAGCCCTGGATGAATTTGCCAAGCCCGCCGGTGTAATGGTGAAGATGACCGGTGAGCAGGAAGACCAGGAAGAAACCATGAACTTCCTGCTAAAGGCCATGGTGGGCGCTTTTGGCCTCATCCTGCTGATCATGGTGCTGCAGTTCAACTCCATAGGCCGCCCGCTGATCATCTTCTCCGAGATCCTGTTCAGCATCATCGGGGTATTCCTGGGCTTTGCCATTACCAAGATGGATATTTCCATTGTAATGACCGGTGTGGGCATCATGGCCCTGGCGGGCATCGTGGTGCGCAATGGGATCGTGCTGGTAGAGTTTACAGACCTGCTGCTGATGCAGGGCGCTACGGTGCATGAGGCAGTGATGGAGGCCGGCCGCACACGTATGACCCCGGTGATCCTCACGGCCATTGCGGCCATTCTGGGGCTCATCCCGCTGGCGGTGGGCTTTAATATTGACTTTGCATCCCTCTTCTCCTCGTTTGAGCCGCACATCTTCTTTGGCGGGGATAACGTGGCGTTCTGGGGGCCCCTGGCCTGGACCATGATCTTCGGGTTGATCTTTGCCACCTTCCTCACCCTCATCCTGGTGCCGGTGATGTACTCCATGAACAAGCGCTCTATTGACGTGCTGGATTACATGGGCTGGCCAAGGGCGTTGAAATATGTGCCCTTCCTGGTGCTGATCGTAAAGCTCTTTATGCCCAGGGCTAAAGTGAGGGAGCTGCATGATGATAACTACCTGTCTCCCAAGCCATATAAATTCTTTAAAGGGAAAGACGAGCCCGCGCATGCGGACGACGCGCATGCTACGAACGGGGTGCTGGTAGAACAGCCCCAACCCCTGAAATAG
- a CDS encoding efflux RND transporter periplasmic adaptor subunit, with product MKTSAYIIPLVILLAACGGGDKTKDNAARLEKLKSEKAKIDKEIADLEKQLNVKDSVQRKNVAVLTLADTTFTHYIDVQGAVDARENVNVSARTPGTITSIFVKEGTHVSQGQTLAQVDDQVLKANMAELNTQLDLANTLYEKQKNLWSQQIGSEVQYLNAKSQKESLERRMGTLQEQMNQTRIVAPISGTVDAVIAKVGDLAQPGAPAFRVVNSNNLKIVANIAEAYAGHVHTGDRVKVTFPDINKSIENKITFAAQTIDPLSRTIRVEVALAPDAALKANMVAQIQIVDYQAPAAIIVPVGVIQYSLGKPYVLVAQQEGKGLVAKRRMIEIGRTYNDKAEVKSGLQAGEKLVVTGFQDLNDNDPVQL from the coding sequence ATGAAGACAAGTGCTTACATCATCCCCCTGGTAATCCTGCTCGCGGCCTGCGGTGGTGGCGATAAAACAAAAGATAATGCTGCCAGGCTGGAAAAACTGAAAAGCGAAAAAGCCAAGATCGATAAAGAGATCGCTGACCTGGAAAAACAGCTCAACGTAAAAGATAGTGTACAACGCAAGAACGTGGCCGTACTGACACTGGCCGATACCACCTTCACCCATTACATTGATGTGCAGGGCGCTGTAGATGCCCGTGAAAATGTGAACGTATCTGCCCGCACTCCCGGCACCATCACCAGCATTTTTGTGAAAGAAGGTACCCACGTAAGCCAGGGACAGACATTGGCCCAGGTAGACGACCAGGTACTGAAAGCCAACATGGCCGAGCTGAATACACAGCTGGACCTGGCCAATACGCTGTATGAAAAACAAAAGAACCTCTGGTCACAACAGATCGGGTCTGAAGTGCAATACCTGAACGCGAAATCACAGAAGGAAAGCCTGGAACGCCGCATGGGCACGCTGCAGGAACAGATGAACCAAACCCGCATTGTGGCGCCGATCAGCGGCACCGTGGATGCCGTAATTGCCAAAGTGGGCGACCTGGCCCAACCCGGCGCACCAGCCTTCCGCGTGGTGAACAGCAATAACCTGAAAATAGTGGCAAACATTGCCGAAGCCTACGCCGGCCACGTACACACCGGCGACCGTGTGAAGGTCACCTTCCCGGATATCAACAAAAGCATTGAAAACAAGATCACCTTTGCCGCGCAAACCATCGATCCCCTGAGCCGCACCATCCGCGTGGAAGTGGCCCTGGCACCGGATGCCGCGTTGAAAGCCAATATGGTGGCCCAGATCCAGATCGTGGATTACCAGGCCCCCGCGGCTATCATCGTGCCCGTAGGCGTGATCCAGTACTCCCTGGGCAAACCTTACGTACTGGTGGCCCAGCAGGAAGGTAAAGGCCTGGTGGCCAAGCGCCGCATGATAGAAATAGGCCGTACTTACAATGATAAGGCGGAAGTGAAAAGCGGGCTGCAAGCCGGCGAAAAGCTGGTCGTTACCGGATTCCAGGACCTGAACGACAATGACCCGGTTCAACTTTAG
- the kynU gene encoding kynureninase, whose protein sequence is MTYQASLSYAVSQDQQDSLHKFREQFHFPRHEGKEAIYFCGNSLGLQPKALQAAIQQELEDWRTHAVEGYWKAQNPWLYYQQFCRKPLAPLVGALEQEVSVMNTLTTNLHLLMLSFYRPSGKRYKIIMEAGAFPSDQYAVETQVKLYGYNPADAIIEISPRPGEHLIRIEDILQAIGEQSDSLALLLFGGINYYTGQLFDMKALTEAAHQVGAFAGFDLAHAVGNVPLQLHDWEVDFAVWCSYKYLNGGPGAVGGAFIHEKHAAQLDYPRAGGWWGNDESTRFLMEKGFVPKATAEGWQLSTAQVFNMVGLKTSLEIFGSTSIAALREKSIQLTGYLEYLLHQIGSINFEILTPENCAERGAQLSLFFGNQGKAIHQQLTAAGIIVDYREPGVIRFAPAPLYNTYQDVFHVYEIISNIQTF, encoded by the coding sequence ATGACGTACCAAGCATCTTTATCCTATGCAGTAAGCCAGGATCAGCAGGATTCACTACATAAGTTCAGGGAGCAATTCCATTTTCCCCGTCACGAGGGCAAAGAAGCCATTTATTTCTGTGGGAATTCATTAGGTCTGCAGCCAAAAGCGCTACAGGCAGCCATACAACAGGAGCTGGAAGACTGGCGCACCCACGCCGTGGAAGGCTACTGGAAGGCGCAAAATCCATGGTTGTATTACCAGCAGTTCTGCCGCAAGCCCCTGGCCCCCCTGGTGGGCGCCCTGGAGCAGGAAGTTTCGGTCATGAACACGCTGACCACGAACCTGCACCTTTTGATGCTGAGTTTTTACCGCCCGTCCGGTAAGCGTTACAAGATCATCATGGAGGCAGGCGCATTCCCGAGCGATCAGTATGCCGTGGAAACGCAAGTAAAATTATACGGGTACAACCCGGCAGACGCGATCATCGAGATTTCGCCCAGGCCGGGAGAACATTTGATCCGGATAGAAGATATTTTACAGGCAATCGGTGAACAAAGTGATAGCTTAGCCTTGTTATTATTTGGCGGCATTAACTATTACACCGGCCAGCTTTTTGACATGAAAGCCTTAACCGAGGCAGCCCATCAAGTGGGCGCTTTTGCCGGTTTTGACCTGGCACATGCGGTAGGCAATGTACCTTTGCAACTACACGACTGGGAAGTGGACTTTGCGGTATGGTGTTCTTACAAATACCTCAATGGCGGGCCCGGTGCAGTGGGCGGCGCATTTATCCATGAAAAACATGCCGCACAGCTGGATTATCCCAGGGCAGGCGGCTGGTGGGGTAACGATGAAAGTACACGCTTCCTGATGGAAAAAGGGTTTGTACCCAAGGCTACCGCCGAAGGCTGGCAACTGAGCACAGCGCAGGTATTTAACATGGTGGGACTAAAAACATCCCTGGAAATATTTGGGTCCACCAGCATTGCTGCATTAAGAGAGAAGAGCATACAGCTTACCGGTTACCTGGAATATTTGCTCCATCAGATCGGTAGTATCAACTTTGAAATTTTAACACCTGAAAATTGTGCGGAACGTGGTGCGCAATTATCTTTGTTCTTCGGAAACCAGGGCAAAGCCATTCACCAGCAACTCACAGCAGCAGGTATCATTGTAGATTACAGAGAACCCGGCGTTATACGGTTTGCACCGGCGCCACTTTATAACACGTACCAGGATGTATTTCATGTTTATGAAATCATCTCTAATATTCAAACGTTTTAA
- a CDS encoding 2'-5' RNA ligase family protein: MNFERNERPRKPYNPDTNKESDPNSNSEKPGGYNRDNREFDSDKTDMNSRPFNPDRETRPYRPNYNREGGDNYGNREGGGGYGNREGGGYGNREGGGGYGGGYNRGGGYGNREGGGYGNREGGGYGNREGGGYGNREGGGYGNRDGGGYGNREGGGYGNREGGGYGNREGGGYGGGGGYNRGGGGGYDRGGGGGYNRGGGGGYDRGGGGGGYNRGGGGGYDRGGGGGYNRGGGGGYGGGGGYNRGGGGGGYNRGGGGYGGSRPGGRPGGNRRPMMPKPDNKIYFIALLPTAEVGKEIIKIKQEFAEKYGPVYALKVLPHITLQVPFTADPALEKAFCDELTEFAKTQAPFEVNLNGFGTFPNKQNRVLFINVEKSETMSAMHRLLINFLRKEFGFSTMLARTGFTPHVTVAFKDLTDEQFEKAWPEYENKEYTASFKVNNLYFLRHNGKSWEVLQKCKLGGA, from the coding sequence ATGAATTTTGAGAGAAACGAACGCCCCCGTAAGCCTTACAATCCGGACACCAACAAAGAATCTGATCCTAATTCCAATTCAGAGAAACCAGGTGGCTACAACAGGGACAACCGCGAATTTGACAGCGACAAGACTGATATGAACAGTCGTCCTTTCAATCCCGACCGGGAAACCAGGCCCTACCGGCCTAATTACAACCGCGAAGGTGGTGATAACTATGGCAACCGCGAAGGCGGTGGTGGCTATGGCAACCGTGAAGGCGGTGGTTATGGCAACCGCGAAGGTGGTGGCGGCTACGGTGGTGGCTACAACCGTGGTGGTGGCTATGGTAACCGCGAAGGCGGCGGCTACGGCAACCGCGAAGGTGGTGGCTATGGTAACCGCGAAGGTGGCGGCTATGGCAACCGTGAAGGCGGTGGCTACGGCAACCGTGATGGTGGTGGCTATGGTAACCGTGAAGGCGGTGGTTATGGTAACCGCGAAGGCGGCGGCTATGGCAACCGGGAAGGTGGTGGCTACGGCGGTGGCGGCGGTTACAATCGCGGCGGTGGCGGCGGTTATGATCGCGGCGGCGGCGGTGGATACAACCGTGGCGGCGGCGGTGGTTATGATCGCGGTGGCGGCGGTGGCGGATACAACCGTGGTGGTGGCGGTGGTTATGATCGCGGCGGTGGCGGCGGTTATAATCGCGGCGGTGGCGGCGGCTACGGCGGCGGCGGTGGATATAACCGCGGCGGTGGTGGCGGTGGCTACAATCGCGGCGGCGGTGGATACGGCGGTAGCCGTCCGGGCGGACGTCCCGGTGGCAACAGACGCCCCATGATGCCCAAACCAGATAACAAGATCTACTTTATTGCCCTGCTGCCCACTGCAGAAGTAGGTAAAGAGATCATTAAGATAAAACAGGAGTTTGCAGAAAAGTATGGCCCGGTGTACGCCCTGAAAGTACTGCCGCACATTACGCTGCAGGTACCGTTCACCGCAGACCCGGCCCTGGAAAAAGCCTTCTGCGACGAGCTGACCGAATTTGCCAAGACACAGGCGCCTTTCGAAGTGAACCTGAACGGCTTTGGTACATTCCCCAACAAGCAGAACCGCGTACTGTTTATCAACGTAGAGAAGAGCGAAACGATGTCAGCTATGCACCGTTTGCTGATCAACTTCCTGCGCAAAGAATTCGGCTTCTCCACCATGCTGGCACGTACCGGCTTTACCCCGCACGTGACCGTAGCATTCAAGGACCTGACCGACGAGCAGTTTGAGAAAGCATGGCCGGAGTACGAAAACAAAGAGTACACTGCCAGCTTCAAGGTGAATAACCTGTACTTCCTGCGCCACAACGGCAAATCATGGGAAGTGCTGCAGAAATGCAAACTGGGCGGCGCGTGA
- a CDS encoding 2-oxoacid:acceptor oxidoreductase subunit alpha, which translates to MSNTPIQQIEDVVIKFAGDSGDGMQLTGTQFSNNTALIGNDLSTFPDFPAEIRAPIGTLPGVSGFQLHFSSNRIFTPGDACDVLVAMNAAALKANLKGLKKGGIIIANTDGFDSKNLRLANYPEGVNPLEDGSLAAYQLHTMDITKMTREALKDSPLGMKEKDRSKNMFVLGFLYWLYDRDMNNTVAFLNDKFGKKPDVLESNLKTLKAGYNYGDTVEAFSTRYRVEKARMEPGVYRSITGNTALAYGLVAASQKSNLPLFLGTYPITPASDILHELSRYKNFGIKTFQAEDEIAGITSAIGASYGGHMGVTTTSGPGMALKSEAMGLAMMLEIPLLIIDIQRGGPSTGLPTKTEQSDLLQAYYGRNGECPMPVISASTPSDCFEAVFEAFRIAVQHMTPVIFLSDGYIANGAEPWRFPKASSLPQIAVKFKTQLEEGEEHFYPYQRDEKLVRPWAVPGTAGLEHRIGGLEKQNITGNVSYDPENHQVMVKIRQEKVDRIADYIPAQKIELGPEKGKVLILGWGSTYGAIKSAVLELLEEGHEVAHAHLRHLRPFPKNLGDILHSFDKVLIPEINNGQLIKIIRDQYLVDAIGYNKIMGVPITKSELVVRIKELLTAK; encoded by the coding sequence ATGTCCAATACTCCGATACAACAGATTGAAGATGTGGTGATTAAGTTTGCCGGCGATAGCGGGGACGGGATGCAGCTGACCGGCACCCAGTTTTCCAATAACACCGCCCTGATTGGCAACGACCTTAGTACCTTCCCGGATTTCCCGGCCGAAATACGTGCCCCGATAGGCACCCTGCCCGGGGTGAGCGGCTTCCAGCTGCACTTTTCCTCTAACCGCATTTTTACCCCTGGCGACGCCTGCGACGTGCTGGTGGCCATGAACGCCGCCGCCCTGAAAGCGAACCTGAAAGGTCTGAAAAAAGGCGGCATCATCATCGCCAATACGGACGGTTTTGATTCCAAGAACCTGCGCCTGGCTAACTACCCCGAAGGCGTGAACCCGCTGGAAGACGGCTCCCTGGCCGCTTACCAGCTGCACACCATGGACATCACCAAGATGACCCGCGAAGCCCTGAAGGACAGCCCCCTGGGCATGAAGGAGAAAGACCGCTCCAAGAACATGTTCGTGCTGGGTTTTCTCTACTGGCTCTACGACCGCGATATGAACAATACCGTGGCCTTCCTCAATGACAAATTTGGCAAGAAGCCGGACGTGCTGGAAAGCAACCTGAAAACACTGAAAGCCGGCTATAATTATGGCGATACGGTGGAAGCTTTTTCTACCCGCTACCGCGTGGAAAAAGCCCGCATGGAGCCCGGCGTGTACCGCAGCATCACGGGCAATACCGCCCTGGCCTACGGCCTGGTGGCTGCCAGCCAGAAATCAAACCTGCCCCTGTTCCTGGGTACCTATCCCATTACGCCGGCGTCAGACATCCTGCATGAACTGAGCCGCTATAAAAACTTTGGCATCAAGACCTTCCAGGCAGAAGATGAGATTGCGGGTATTACGTCTGCCATTGGCGCCTCTTACGGTGGCCACATGGGGGTAACCACTACCTCCGGCCCGGGTATGGCCCTGAAAAGTGAAGCCATGGGCCTGGCCATGATGCTGGAAATTCCCCTGCTGATCATAGATATCCAGCGTGGTGGCCCCTCTACGGGCCTGCCCACCAAAACGGAGCAATCTGACCTGCTGCAGGCCTACTACGGCCGCAACGGGGAGTGCCCCATGCCGGTGATCTCTGCCAGCACCCCGTCCGACTGTTTTGAGGCGGTGTTTGAAGCCTTCCGCATTGCGGTGCAGCATATGACACCGGTGATCTTCCTCAGTGACGGTTATATCGCCAACGGTGCGGAGCCCTGGCGCTTCCCAAAAGCATCCAGCCTGCCCCAGATAGCGGTGAAGTTCAAGACGCAACTGGAAGAAGGAGAGGAGCATTTCTATCCCTACCAGCGCGATGAGAAACTGGTACGCCCCTGGGCAGTGCCCGGCACTGCCGGCCTGGAACACCGCATTGGCGGCCTTGAAAAGCAGAATATCACTGGTAACGTGAGCTACGATCCGGAAAACCACCAGGTGATGGTGAAGATCCGCCAGGAGAAAGTAGATCGCATTGCTGACTATATTCCCGCGCAGAAAATAGAGCTGGGCCCTGAAAAGGGCAAAGTGCTCATACTGGGTTGGGGCTCTACCTACGGTGCTATCAAGAGCGCGGTGCTGGAACTGCTGGAAGAAGGCCACGAAGTAGCACATGCACACCTGCGCCACCTGCGCCCGTTCCCCAAGAACCTGGGTGACATCCTGCACAGCTTTGACAAGGTGCTTATCCCCGAAATCAATAATGGTCAGCTGATCAAGATCATCCGCGACCAATACCTGGTAGACGCCATTGGTTATAACAAGATCATGGGCGTGCCCATTACCAAAAGCGAACTGGTGGTGCGCATCAAAGAATTGCTGACAGCCAAATAA
- a CDS encoding DUF6134 family protein: protein MKYLLSFMLAFFTVKPAHAQTQQYQIVFGNRPVGFVNARQTQSGNTRNITIKSEFHIIGNITTQLDVQFAGSTLEQARNVRNKSGTDEVTTTLHAGRQYNVSHDNTKTVIPEASITHCVSELYFTEPVRITSVFSEAQGQVLALRSLGGSRYELTLPDGKRNVYRYEKGKLVEVEINHTFGKAYIRLVS from the coding sequence ATGAAATACCTGTTGAGCTTCATGCTTGCCTTCTTTACTGTAAAACCGGCCCACGCACAAACGCAGCAATACCAGATCGTGTTTGGCAACCGGCCGGTGGGTTTTGTTAATGCCAGGCAAACCCAAAGCGGCAATACCCGCAACATTACGATCAAGAGCGAGTTTCACATCATTGGCAATATCACCACCCAGCTGGACGTGCAGTTTGCAGGTAGTACGCTGGAGCAGGCCCGCAATGTGCGGAACAAATCCGGAACGGATGAAGTAACCACCACGCTGCATGCGGGCAGGCAATACAATGTCAGTCACGATAATACTAAAACCGTGATCCCGGAAGCCTCCATCACACACTGCGTGAGTGAGCTTTACTTTACAGAGCCGGTGCGCATCACCTCCGTTTTTTCAGAAGCGCAGGGCCAGGTGCTGGCACTCAGGTCCCTTGGTGGCAGCCGCTATGAGCTTACCCTGCCCGATGGTAAACGCAATGTGTACCGGTATGAAAAAGGGAAGCTGGTGGAAGTGGAGATCAATCATACGTTTGGGAAAGCGTATATCCGGCTGGTAAGCTGA
- a CDS encoding carboxypeptidase-like regulatory domain-containing protein yields MKYIRLTLLMTLLTGAIAFRPAAGSISGKITPPDGATEVWAFAGSDTLKTAVSNGMVSFENVKAGTYTVIVNAKSPYKDATIQNVKVEDGKVTDLGEIKLDQ; encoded by the coding sequence ATGAAATATATACGACTCACATTGCTGATGACATTGCTTACGGGCGCCATTGCATTCCGCCCTGCGGCAGGTTCTATCAGCGGCAAGATCACACCGCCCGACGGGGCCACAGAAGTGTGGGCGTTTGCGGGCAGTGATACACTGAAAACGGCAGTATCAAACGGGATGGTGAGCTTTGAAAATGTGAAGGCAGGAACGTATACCGTGATCGTAAATGCCAAAAGCCCATACAAGGATGCTACCATCCAGAATGTTAAAGTAGAAGATGGTAAGGTCACTGACCTGGGCGAGATCAAACTGGATCAATAA